Below is a window of Ruegeria sp. THAF33 DNA.
CGTCTTCTCCGGCATAAGCACGGGCAATCAGAACCGCCGCCGCGCCCTTGGCCGCGTCGAACAGCAAGGTCAGCGCCGCGGCGGCTTTGTTGCCGGTGCGCAGGACATTGGTTGCGCCGATATTTCCGGATCCGATTTCGCGCAGATTTCCCAGCCCCATGACCTTTGCAAGCAGCAGGCCGAAGGGAATGGAGCCCATGAGATATCCAACCACCGCCCACTGGAGCAGTTCGCTGGTCGAGTTGTCGATCGGGGGCATTAGGAACTCCGGAACACTTCTTTACCTGCAACATAGGTCGAAATGACCTTACCTTGCATCCGCTGGCCGTCAAATGGCGTGTTCTGAGATTTGGATTTTAAGGCAAAGCGATCAAGCACAAAAGGCACATCCGGGTCGAACAGAAGCAGATCCGCCGGCGCGCCTTCCGACAATCGGCCGCTTTCCAGACCAAGCCGTTTGGCCGGGTTCAATGCCATCACCCGGAACAGGGTCGGCAGGTCCAACTGGTCGGCATGATACAGGCGCAATGCCGCCGGCAAGAGCGTTTCCAGCGCCACCGCGCCCGAGGCGGCCTCTTCAAACGGCAGGCGTTTGCTTTCTTCGTCCTGCGGCGTGTGCATCGAACTGATCGTGTCGATCAGGCCGGTGCGCACCGCCTCGATCACCGCCTGCCGGTCATCCTCGGACCGCAGCGGAGGCTTGACCTTGAAGAAGGTACGATAGTCGGCCACGTCCAGTTCGTTCAGCGTCAGGTGATGGATCGAGGTGCCGGCAGTGATGTCCAGCCCGTTGCGCTTGGCCCGTTCCAGCGCGGGCAGGGCGCGGGCGGTGGTGATCTGGTCGGCGTGATAGGCCGCGCCCGTCATTTCCAACAGCGCGATGTCACGGTCCAGCCCCATGCGCTCGGCCATGGGCGAGACCGCAGGCAATCCGCGCAGGACGGCGAATTTGCCGCTGGTGGCCGCGGCGCCATGGCTCAGGCCCGGATCTTGCGGGTGGGCAATCACCAGCGCGCCGCAGGATTTCGCATAGGTCAGTGCGCGGGAAAACACCTTGGTATTGGTGATGACGTGATCGCAATCGGTAAAGGCCACGGCGCCTGCGTCCTGCAAGAACCCGATTTCCGTCATCTCACGCCCTTCGCGCCCCTTGGTCAGCGCGGCCATCGGCAGCACGTTGACCGGCGCATCCGCCTGCGCGCGCCGGGTCGCGAATTCCAGCGTTTCTGGCGTATCGACCGCGGGCAGTGTATCCGGGCGGGTGACAATGGTGGTGACACCACCGGCTGCGGCAGCGAGGCCTGCGGATTTGTAGCTTTCCTTGTGCCGTTCGCCCGGCTCACACACCTTGACGCCGATATCGACGATGCCGGGGGCGAGGCACTTGCCCCCGCAGTCGATGACCTGGGTGTCAGCAACGGGCGCGTCGCCGTTGCCCTTGCCGTGAATGAGGCCGTCGGCAATGTGCAGCCAGCCAGGACTGTCCGTGCCGGTTTCAGGGTCGATCAGGCGGGCGTTGGTGAAGATCAAGGCGGTCATGTATGGGTCTCTCGGGCTTGGGTCAGCGCGGCCAACGCGGCATCCGGGTCGGGCAGATGGTCGAATCTGAAAAAGGGGTGGCGGTTAAAAACCACCGCTGAGGGCACAGTGCGGAAATTCAGGAACCGGTTGATTTCAAGTTTCTTGGTTTTTAGTTCTTTGTTGACTTGCCACGCGTTCTGCGGCGTCACAACATAAACGCGTTGCGAGCGAACAAAGCGGTCCGCCCACATCACGAATGCCAGCACGCCCGTGCAACTGATCAGCTTCCAGAAATCCCGCACCGAGTCGACAATCCACGGGCTGGCGAACCACGCCAGACCGACAGAGCCGATCAAAATCCTGTAGGACCAACCCAGATGAGGTGGGAAGAAACCGTTATGCGGCCGCCCGAACCATAGAACCTGTTCGCCCTCTGGTATCTTCTCGCGCCACCATTCGTCGCTCATCCCATCGCCCTTTCAATCGCGGCTTTGGTGGCGGCCGGGTCTGACTGGTATTTGATCAGATGCTTGTCGCCGGTTTTGGTGACAACCTGGACGAAGCTGCCCATGATATTCACGGCGGTGATCTGGTTCAGCGGCACGCTGCGTCCGCCGGGACCGGTCAGTGCGGTGTCTGACAATTGCCAATTCGAGACCAGTTCT
It encodes the following:
- the pyrC gene encoding dihydroorotase, whose product is MTALIFTNARLIDPETGTDSPGWLHIADGLIHGKGNGDAPVADTQVIDCGGKCLAPGIVDIGVKVCEPGERHKESYKSAGLAAAAGGVTTIVTRPDTLPAVDTPETLEFATRRAQADAPVNVLPMAALTKGREGREMTEIGFLQDAGAVAFTDCDHVITNTKVFSRALTYAKSCGALVIAHPQDPGLSHGAAATSGKFAVLRGLPAVSPMAERMGLDRDIALLEMTGAAYHADQITTARALPALERAKRNGLDITAGTSIHHLTLNELDVADYRTFFKVKPPLRSEDDRQAVIEAVRTGLIDTISSMHTPQDEESKRLPFEEAASGAVALETLLPAALRLYHADQLDLPTLFRVMALNPAKRLGLESGRLSEGAPADLLLFDPDVPFVLDRFALKSKSQNTPFDGQRMQGKVISTYVAGKEVFRSS